In Columba livia isolate bColLiv1 breed racing homer chromosome 8, bColLiv1.pat.W.v2, whole genome shotgun sequence, a single genomic region encodes these proteins:
- the RPL5 gene encoding large ribosomal subunit protein uL18, with the protein MGFVKVVKNKAYFKRYQVKFRRRREGKTDYYARKRLVIQDKNKYNTPKYRMIVRVTNRDIICQIAYARIEGDMIVCAAYAHELPKYGVKVGLTNYAAAYCTGLLLARRLLNKFGLDKIYEGQVEVTGDEYNVESVDGKPGAFTCYLDAGLARTTTGNKVFGALKGAVDGGLSIPHSTKRFPGYDSESKEFNAEVHRKHIMGQNVADYMRYLMEEDEDAYKKQFSQYIKNNVTPDGMEEMYKKAHAAIRDNPVHEKKPKREVKKKRWNCPKMSLAQKKDRVAQKKASFLRAQERAADS; encoded by the exons ATG gggtttgtgaaagtTGTCAAGAATAAGGCCTACTTCAAGAGGTATCAAGTGAAATTCAGGAGAAGGAGAG AGGGCAAAACTGATTACTATGCTCGCAAACGTTTGGTAATTCAAGATAAAAACAAGTACAACACCCCTAAGTATCGGATGATTGTGCGTGTTACCAACAGAGACATCATTTGCCAG ATTGCCTATGCCAGAATCGAAGGTGACATGATTGTCTGTGCTGCTTATGCCCATGAGCTGCCAAAATATGGCGTGAAGGTTGGCCTGACCAATTACGCAGCGGCGTACTGTACAGGCCTGCTGTTGGCACGCAGG cTTCTGAATAAATTTGGCCTTGATAAGATCTATGAAGGCCAAGTTGAAGTGACTGGTGATGAATACAATGTGGAAAGCGTGGATGGAAAGCCTGGTGCTTTCACATGCTACCTGGATGCAGGTCTCGCCAGAACTACCACTGGAAACAAAGTCTTTGGTGCTCTGAAGGGTGCAGTGGATGGCGGTCTGTCCATCCCTCATAG TACCAAACGTTTCCCTGGTTATGACTCGGAAAGCAAAGAATTCAATGCAGAGGTTCACCGCAAGCATATCATGGGCCAAAACGTTGCAGATTATATGCGTTACCTGatggaggaggatgaagatgcTTACAAAAAACAGTTCTCCCAATACATAAAGAACAACGTAACGCCTGATGGG atggaggaaatgtaTAAAAAAGCCCATGCTGCTATACGGGATAATCCAGTCCATGAAAAGAAGCCCAAGagagaagtaaagaaaaagag ATGGAACTGTCCGAAGATGTCCCTTGCTCAGAAGAAAGATCGTGTTGCTCAGAAGAAGGCGAGCTTTCTCAGGGCCCAGGAACGTGCAGCTGATAGTTAA